DNA from Triticum aestivum cultivar Chinese Spring chromosome 7D, IWGSC CS RefSeq v2.1, whole genome shotgun sequence:
TTCCCCCAGCAGAGTAAAACAGAACCACCATGCCATGCCCATGCCATATCCTTATGATTACAGCTTAGAACGAATCCGAGAGCAAGTTTTTACCCTCCCAGTTGGCAGCGGTTGCTCAGAAGTCAGAGCAGCGGCCGCCGCGCTCCCAGTCGCCGTACCGGGTGGGCTCGGGCCCATGCGGGCCGCCGATCTCGCCAGTTGCCTCGTTTATGTCCAGGCCGCcgtcatcatcctcctcctcccccgccttccgCGCGCCAGCACCACCGCCCTGCGCCTCGTCCGCCTCCTTCACGGCGCTCTGGGCCTCCCCCTTCTCGGCTGCagcggcgcccgccgccgccgccggctgatCCGCGGGGGAGGCGGAGCTGGAGAACGCGGGGCGGAGGAGCGGCGAGGGAGGGGGCTTGGAGAGGCGGGAGAGAGCGGGGGCCGACgcggaggcgaggcggcggaggtggtggttgGCCGCCATGGTTTGGTCTCGTCTCGCTGCGTTGCTTGAGTCGAGATCGCGGCGTGTGCAGAAGACGGGGGCGGTGCGCCCGTGCGCGGTGCTCACGCTGACCACGTCGCGTGCTGGTCGGCCTCGTGCATACACCAGTTCGGCCCAGCTAAAGATATGCTGGGCCAGGAATCGTCGCGGGAGGTAAGATAAGAATATCGCTTATTGCGAGACGTAGCTTTGGCACTACTGGGCCGGCCCAGAATTTTATCTATCGCGCGAGTTTTTCTCCCTCTGGTTTTCTTATAAGGTTTTAACTTAAATTGGTTTTCatctgtttttttttctgtttctcaTTCTCTTCAGATTTCATAGGTTTCTTcggtttttctttcttctttttctttttcagtaCATGTCTAGAATTTTATTACATAACAAAAACATTTTATTTATACACGTTTAatgttttcaaatacatgattaacatttattTCAAATATATTTGGCTGtctattttttcatacacattgtactttTTTTTTACATCTAAAACAtttttgggataattagatttatgcccctagttgtgtcccactcgtctgttttacccctaattcccaaaagtcaccggttctgtccaagtcactttgctcctcttatgcttttgccctttgaccgtttgaccgtcagtttgaaaacttcataactaattcatactaaattagataaatgcaaataagataccaaaatgttcagaaaaacatcacgtatatgtcagtgtcatttgcattcatgaaaaaagtgttggaacgtgcacatccgagttttagctcttttgataccaccatgaatagtgaaatctaaaaaaaataaaaaataaatcaaaaaaatatggtggcgaagaacaacaaatgttctaagtgcttgccaagtttcattagggaacgacattcgtggaagtcgtggcaaaaaaatattctattttggagtgctgattgtttttttttgccgcggcacccacgaatgttattccctgatgaaacttggcaggcacttaaaacatttgtcattctttgccaccaatttttattttatttttttgaacttttttagattttactattcatggtggtagcataagagctaaaactcggatgggcactttccaacacttttttcatgaatgcaaatgacactgacatataggtgatgtttttctgaacattttggtatcttatttgcatttttctgatttagtatgaattagttatgaagttttcaaactgatggtcaaacggtcaaagggcaaaagcataataggagcaaagtgacttggacagaaccggtgacttttgggaattaggggtaaaacagacgagtgggacacaactaggggcataaatctaattatcccaacaTTTTTtgtacaagtttaacattttcgaaatacatgattaacattattTAAATATGTGTTAAACAATTTTCAAATACACACTGAAACATTCTTTTTCATAAATGATACAAAATATCTCTTGTTTAAAACTATGTGACCATTTTTTTATATTGTATAGTTTTTTACATGTCATGAACATATTATAATAACTCATAAGCATATTTCAGAATTTAATGTACATTTTCCTGAATGGTAGGAAACCATTTAATGAATTCCAAGTCCAATATTTTCAATTGTATAATTTTTTAATGTCACATACATTTCTCAAAACACGTGAACATTTTATAAATCTCGCAATTTGAATGGTCTAACTTGCTTTTATATTAAGCTAACAAATTTTAAGTATTGTGTTAACATATTTTATATTATCTGTAACCATTTATAAATTTTTAAGTACGCTAACTAAATAATTACTTTTTGTAATATATGTACTACTCTGCCTCTGTCCCAATTTAATTGACGCCAGTTGTACACAAATTTGTACTAGCTTAGCTCTCCCTCCGCGTCACTTAATTCAGGACTGAGGGAGTATTTAGAATCTCATAGaatataaaaaaaggagaaaaagataaTACATAAGAAGAAACAAAATTGCTAAACTAACTCTGCTAGGCCTGCTCAATTAGAATGCCCCCTAAAGCTAAGAGGGGGCGTACCTCGACCTCACTATTAGAGAAACAAAGACATGCCCACACCTGTTCATAGATAATTGCCGCGAGGCTTTGGCACTTGCGGCCGACCTATCTTTGGATCACTTGGAAATTGCTAGTGACCGCAGAACGATTATGGATGACATCATAAAAGGGGCGAGAGGCACTCATATCACAATCTTCAAGAAGATAAATAACAGAAGAGCACTTTTTTGCTAGTTGTAATTTTACATTCGAAGGTCGTGCTCCGAATCAGGGGGCTCATAAACTCGTAAACAAACTTGCCTCGCTTCCACAGGGTCGCCACTTGTGGCTTATTTCCCCTCATGACCCCCTTGTATCCCTTTGATTATTGTTCCAAATTAATAAAGTATGGGATCCCTAGAAAAACCTGTTCGCAGACAAAAGGCACCGTGTATATTCGATGtccgggggtgatgcaccacaaCTGATGTCGAAAGAGACTCGACGAAAGCGCGGTACACAAGCAATCCGACGAGCGCTTTTGTAGAACCAAAACCCCACATACCCGGGTGGGCCCAGTCAGGGAAtgtggcggctatgggctgctaTAGATAGATCAAACTTCCCCTATGCTGGCCCAAGTATCGTCGCGGGAG
Protein-coding regions in this window:
- the LOC123165482 gene encoding zinc finger protein ZIC 2 → MAANHHLRRLASASAPALSRLSKPPPSPLLRPAFSSSASPADQPAAAAGAAAAEKGEAQSAVKEADEAQGGGAGARKAGEEEDDDGGLDINEATGEIGGPHGPEPTRYGDWERGGRCSDF